A single genomic interval of Bradyrhizobium sp. sBnM-33 harbors:
- a CDS encoding SspB family protein, whose protein sequence is MATDHIRYDVLARDALRGVLRRVLADAAEHGLPGEHHFFITFLSTADGVKLSPRLLAQYPEEMTIILQHQFWDLVVTEDRFEVGLSFGGIPERLVVPFAAIKSFLDPSVQFGLQFEPSETAAEAPAAKLPAVSAPSALPVTAAEPAAEIKDEPAKTSEGAEVVRLDRFRKK, encoded by the coding sequence ATGGCGACCGATCACATCCGTTATGACGTGCTGGCGCGCGACGCGCTGCGCGGAGTGTTGCGCCGCGTGCTGGCTGACGCGGCCGAACACGGCCTACCCGGCGAGCATCATTTCTTCATTACCTTCCTGTCCACCGCCGACGGCGTGAAGCTGTCGCCGCGGCTGTTGGCGCAATATCCGGAAGAGATGACGATCATCCTGCAGCATCAGTTCTGGGATCTGGTGGTGACGGAGGATCGTTTCGAGGTCGGCCTGTCGTTCGGCGGTATCCCCGAGCGTCTGGTGGTGCCGTTCGCGGCGATCAAGAGCTTCCTCGATCCGTCGGTACAGTTCGGCCTGCAATTCGAGCCGTCGGAAACGGCGGCAGAGGCGCCGGCGGCGAAGCTGCCGGCAGTTTCCGCGCCGTCCGCCCTGCCCGTCACCGCGGCGGAGCCCGCTGCGGAAATCAAGGACGAGCCGGCGAAGACGAGCGAAGGCGCTGAAGTGGTGCGACTGGATCGTTTCCGCAAGAAATAA
- a CDS encoding ribbon-helix-helix domain-containing protein — MKSPVVKRSIVVAGHKTSVSLEEAFWNGMKEISGLRNMTLSELVGEIDSNRQQGNLSSAIRLFVLDYFRTRAMPAAAPDAPRPQA, encoded by the coding sequence ATGAAGTCGCCCGTCGTCAAACGCTCGATCGTCGTTGCCGGTCACAAGACCAGCGTCAGCCTCGAAGAAGCCTTCTGGAACGGGATGAAGGAAATCTCGGGCCTGCGGAACATGACGCTGTCCGAACTGGTCGGCGAGATCGACAGCAATCGCCAGCAGGGCAACCTGTCCTCGGCAATCCGCCTCTTCGTGCTCGACTATTTCCGTACCCGCGCCATGCCGGCCGCCGCGCCGGACGCGCCCCGGCCGCAGGCGTAA
- the fumC gene encoding class II fumarate hydratase, with the protein MARAKTSGNKSTRSETDSFGPIDVPADRYWGAQTERSRQNFKIGHDRMPIAVVHALGIVKLAAAQTNRELGLLDARRAGAIIRAAREVIEGKLDDHFPLVVWQTGSGTQTNMNLNEVIANRANQMLGGELGAKEPIHPNDHVNMSQSSNDSFPTAMHIAAAGHIIADLIPALDESHRELRKKEKAFARIVKIGRTHTQDATPLTLGQEFSGYAAQVESGIARLQTAVKELFPLAQGGTAVGTGLNSKPKFAKLFARHVAKITKLPFTSAPNKFEALASNDAYVLVHGAINSAATGLFKIANDIRLLGSGPRSGLGELILPENEPGSSIMPGKVNPTQCEAMTMVCCQVFGNQTAVTVAGSQGHFELNVYKPVLAYCMMHSIQLLSDAARSFTEHCVVGIRADEKRIRELMERSLMLVTALAPKIGYDNAAKVAKSAHARGTTLKEEAVRLGFVDAAEFERLVQPDKMTHPG; encoded by the coding sequence ATGGCTCGAGCAAAAACATCCGGAAACAAATCGACCCGCAGCGAGACCGACAGCTTCGGTCCGATCGACGTTCCCGCCGACCGCTATTGGGGCGCGCAAACCGAGCGCTCGCGACAGAATTTCAAAATCGGCCATGACCGTATGCCGATCGCGGTCGTTCATGCGCTTGGTATCGTCAAGCTCGCCGCCGCCCAAACCAACCGGGAACTCGGACTGCTCGATGCACGCAGAGCCGGCGCCATCATCCGCGCCGCACGCGAGGTGATCGAAGGCAAGCTCGACGATCACTTCCCGCTGGTCGTCTGGCAGACCGGCTCGGGCACCCAAACCAACATGAACCTCAACGAGGTGATCGCCAATCGCGCCAACCAGATGCTGGGCGGCGAGCTCGGCGCCAAAGAACCGATCCATCCTAACGACCACGTCAATATGAGTCAGTCGTCGAACGATTCATTTCCGACGGCGATGCATATCGCTGCCGCCGGACACATCATCGCCGACCTGATTCCGGCGCTCGACGAGTCGCATCGCGAATTGCGCAAGAAGGAAAAGGCGTTCGCCAGGATCGTCAAGATCGGGAGAACCCACACCCAGGACGCAACGCCCTTGACGCTGGGGCAGGAGTTTTCGGGCTATGCCGCGCAAGTCGAGAGCGGGATCGCAAGGCTGCAAACCGCGGTGAAGGAACTGTTCCCGCTGGCGCAAGGCGGCACCGCGGTCGGAACCGGTCTCAACTCGAAGCCGAAATTTGCAAAGCTGTTCGCCAGGCATGTCGCGAAGATTACAAAACTGCCCTTCACCAGCGCACCCAACAAGTTCGAGGCGCTGGCTTCCAACGACGCTTATGTGCTGGTGCATGGCGCGATCAATTCGGCGGCGACCGGCCTGTTCAAGATCGCCAATGACATTCGCCTGTTGGGTTCGGGCCCGCGTTCCGGTCTCGGAGAATTGATCCTGCCGGAAAACGAACCGGGCTCGTCGATCATGCCCGGCAAGGTCAACCCGACTCAGTGCGAAGCGATGACCATGGTCTGCTGTCAGGTGTTCGGCAACCAGACCGCCGTCACCGTCGCCGGCAGCCAGGGGCATTTCGAATTGAATGTTTACAAACCCGTATTAGCATATTGTATGATGCATTCCATTCAACTGCTGTCGGACGCGGCGCGCTCGTTCACCGAACATTGCGTGGTGGGCATCCGTGCGGACGAAAAGCGAATCCGCGAATTGATGGAGCGCTCGCTGATGCTGGTCACTGCACTGGCTCCAAAGATCGGATACGACAACGCGGCGAAGGTCGCCAAATCGGCACACGCGCGCGGAACGACCTTGAAGGAAGAGGCTGTGCGCCTCGGGTTTGTGGACGCCGCGGAATTCGAACGTCTGGTGCAGCCGGACAAAATGACACACCCGGGCTGA
- a CDS encoding DUF4169 family protein, with protein MGDVINLKRFKKRTEREQSARQADANRARFGRTKTERALDERRKDRAGDLLDQHKLEDGDAS; from the coding sequence ATGGGAGACGTGATCAATTTGAAGCGATTCAAGAAGCGTACCGAACGGGAACAATCGGCAAGGCAAGCCGATGCCAACCGCGCACGGTTTGGCCGGACCAAGACCGAACGCGCGCTCGATGAACGTCGCAAGGATCGCGCCGGCGATCTTCTGGACCAGCACAAGCTCGAGGACGGAGACGCATCATGA
- a CDS encoding tetratricopeptide repeat protein: protein MMKSAIKFATLALFSMAVIASPPSVPAYAAGGGGDPSSANPPPDTRSAPKSTSKSKKKPPKQSSVDDDAFRKGYRAAHATIYERNDFAGAIEQLKALGRDDNADVANLIGYSYRKLGDYRLSQVWYERALKANPNHVLTWQYYGLWQVEQGNRDQASYHLTRIAAICGTACEEYQSLAAALEKPPGTGLVY from the coding sequence ATGATGAAGTCGGCAATCAAGTTCGCTACGCTGGCGCTGTTTTCTATGGCTGTGATCGCGTCGCCGCCATCCGTTCCGGCCTATGCTGCGGGAGGCGGCGGTGACCCGTCTTCGGCGAACCCGCCGCCGGACACCAGATCCGCTCCCAAATCGACTTCGAAGTCCAAAAAGAAGCCCCCCAAACAGTCGAGCGTCGACGATGATGCATTCCGGAAGGGGTACCGTGCCGCACATGCGACGATCTACGAGCGCAACGACTTTGCTGGGGCCATCGAGCAGCTAAAGGCGCTCGGCCGTGACGACAATGCTGATGTCGCCAATCTGATCGGCTATTCCTATCGCAAGCTTGGCGACTACAGGCTGTCGCAGGTTTGGTACGAGCGCGCGTTGAAGGCGAATCCGAACCACGTGCTGACCTGGCAGTATTACGGCCTGTGGCAGGTCGAGCAGGGCAATCGTGATCAGGCGTCGTATCATCTGACGCGGATCGCGGCGATTTGCGGCACGGCTTGTGAGGAGTATCAATCGCTGGCCGCGGCGCTCGAAAAGCCGCCCGGCACCGGACTCGTTTATTGA